One part of the Pandoraea faecigallinarum genome encodes these proteins:
- a CDS encoding DNA polymerase III subunit chi, with translation MTRVDFHTHVANRLQYACRFARKVYGAGQTLVVVGELDVLRAFDQTLWTFSPLEFVPHCFTGDALAAKTPVVLAAPHEEAQHHQVLLNLAASIPTHFARFERVVEIVGDSPQDLAGARERYRFYRDRGYTLNNYDQRG, from the coding sequence GTGACCCGCGTCGACTTCCATACGCATGTGGCGAACCGGCTCCAATACGCGTGCCGGTTCGCGCGCAAGGTCTACGGGGCCGGGCAGACGCTCGTGGTCGTGGGCGAGCTCGACGTGCTGCGCGCGTTCGACCAGACCTTGTGGACGTTTTCACCATTGGAGTTCGTGCCGCATTGCTTCACCGGCGACGCGCTTGCCGCGAAGACGCCGGTCGTGCTCGCCGCACCGCACGAGGAGGCGCAGCATCATCAGGTGCTGCTCAATCTCGCCGCCAGCATTCCAACGCACTTCGCGCGTTTCGAGCGCGTGGTGGAGATCGTCGGCGACTCGCCGCAGGATCTGGCGGGCGCGCGCGAGCGCTATCGCTTCTACCGCGACCGCGGTTACACCCTGAACAATTACGACCAACGAGGTTGA
- a CDS encoding c-type cytochrome: MKGFAGTHAGMMLSVYLALAAGAALAQTRAPAAPASDVPDARAMESFARARNCMTCHAPDRTLLAPSYRDIARRYAGQPGAADELARAIANGSLGKWGKIPMPASPQLAPGEASRLAEWILGMARPTRS; encoded by the coding sequence ATGAAGGGATTTGCCGGCACCCATGCCGGGATGATGTTGAGCGTATACCTGGCGCTCGCGGCAGGCGCTGCCCTCGCGCAAACGCGTGCGCCGGCGGCCCCGGCGTCCGACGTGCCGGATGCACGGGCGATGGAAAGCTTTGCCCGCGCCCGCAATTGCATGACGTGTCACGCGCCCGACCGGACGCTGCTCGCCCCGTCATATCGGGATATCGCCAGGCGCTATGCCGGGCAACCGGGCGCCGCCGACGAACTGGCGCGCGCCATCGCTAACGGCAGTCTGGGCAAATGGGGAAAAATTCCGATGCCGGCGAGTCCGCAACTGGCCCCGGGCGAGGCCAGCCGTCTGGCGGAATGGATTCTGGGAATGGCGCGCCCGACGCGGTCCTGA
- the lptF gene encoding LPS export ABC transporter permease LptF, producing MIFQRSLQRELNYTAGAVFMVLITVMLTTMMIRILGFAASGKADPRDVLVLIGLAVIGYLAVILIVTLFVSILFVLTRWYRDSEMVVWFASGLSITDFIKPVLRFAAPYLAVVTFCALVAWPWANQQISALEARFAQRDDVSMISPGQFRESAASHRVFFVETVSGDATKVHNVFVSGTENGKVNVVVSKDGHIETAKDGNRYIVLEKGRRYDGVPGQPDYRVMEFERYGVKIDNPTATDVDNTPTKGVPTARLFREIQNPIFRGEIVWRVGLPLLALALVLLAVPLAYQNPRHGRTVNLVMAVLIYLAYTNLLSLSQAWVAQERLPLAIGVWLLHALALTIIVLLYVRRVRFRGLFGRRRNNGADGMRASGGVR from the coding sequence ATGATTTTTCAGCGTTCCCTGCAGCGCGAGCTGAACTACACCGCCGGGGCCGTCTTCATGGTGCTGATCACCGTCATGCTCACCACCATGATGATCCGCATCCTGGGCTTCGCCGCGTCGGGGAAAGCCGATCCGCGCGACGTGCTCGTGCTCATCGGCCTGGCCGTGATCGGCTACCTCGCCGTCATTCTGATCGTGACGCTGTTCGTCTCGATTCTGTTCGTGCTCACCCGGTGGTACCGCGACTCCGAAATGGTCGTGTGGTTCGCCTCGGGTCTGTCGATCACCGATTTCATCAAGCCGGTGTTGCGCTTCGCCGCGCCGTATCTGGCTGTCGTAACGTTCTGCGCACTGGTCGCATGGCCATGGGCGAACCAGCAGATTTCGGCGCTCGAAGCCCGCTTCGCCCAGCGCGACGATGTCTCCATGATCTCCCCCGGCCAGTTTCGCGAGAGCGCGGCGAGCCATCGCGTGTTCTTCGTCGAGACGGTTTCGGGCGACGCCACCAAAGTCCATAACGTGTTCGTCTCCGGCACGGAAAACGGCAAGGTCAACGTCGTCGTCTCGAAAGACGGCCACATCGAAACCGCCAAGGACGGCAATCGCTACATCGTGCTGGAAAAAGGCCGCCGCTACGACGGGGTGCCCGGCCAGCCCGACTACCGTGTGATGGAGTTCGAGCGCTACGGTGTGAAGATCGACAATCCGACGGCGACCGATGTCGACAATACGCCGACCAAGGGGGTGCCCACGGCGCGTCTGTTCCGTGAAATTCAGAACCCGATCTTCCGCGGCGAAATCGTCTGGCGTGTCGGCCTGCCGCTGCTCGCCCTCGCCCTGGTGCTGCTCGCGGTGCCGCTGGCGTATCAGAACCCGCGTCATGGCCGCACCGTCAACCTCGTGATGGCCGTGCTCATCTATCTCGCGTACACCAACCTGTTGAGCCTCTCGCAGGCCTGGGTGGCGCAGGAGCGTCTGCCGCTGGCCATCGGCGTCTGGCTGCTTCACGCGCTCGCGTTGACGATCATCGTGCTGCTTTACGTGCGCCGCGTGCGCTTTCGCGGACTGTTCGGGCGGCGCCGTAACAACGGCGCCGACGGCATGCGCGCATCGGGAGGGGTTCGCTGA
- a CDS encoding DUF2486 family protein gives MTNESERNDPGIPTLTEVLVTGEAPPGVSSDEAAPAAAQGVPADVAVFAERVSARLTLQLADEITTMVERRCHDALIDQTSWLVQLIGKQVADALQAQLPARIRQAVIEEVAKQVRSQG, from the coding sequence GTGACGAACGAGTCCGAGCGCAACGACCCCGGCATTCCCACGCTGACCGAAGTGCTCGTGACCGGCGAAGCGCCGCCCGGCGTGTCTTCGGACGAGGCTGCGCCTGCGGCCGCCCAGGGCGTGCCGGCCGACGTGGCGGTGTTCGCCGAGCGCGTGAGCGCCCGGCTCACGCTGCAACTGGCCGACGAGATTACGACGATGGTCGAGCGCCGTTGTCACGACGCGTTGATCGATCAGACATCGTGGCTGGTGCAACTGATCGGCAAGCAGGTCGCCGACGCCTTGCAGGCCCAACTGCCGGCGCGCATCCGGCAGGCGGTCATCGAAGAGGTTGCGAAGCAGGTTCGCAGTCAGGGGTGA
- the lptG gene encoding LPS export ABC transporter permease LptG: MRVYEKYFARQIYLAFLFVLLAFVGLFVFFDLVSELGDVGRGGYRFQHALAYVLLFAPQRMYEIIPVASLIAAIYVCAQLAGNSEFTIFRVSGLSTGQALRSLLKIGFPVVLITFVIGEYIAPNAEQLAQKIRLEALGSSVSAGFRSGVWVKDTVDQDGQRVTRFINVGTLNPDNSIANVRIYEFDDKLRLDSVRLAKLGQFDAPNFWKLTDVSETVFTATADATTSDDPLRALVQSKQVHIDSVQMRSELTPQILSVLMVSPDNMAIGSLYRYIGHLKENQQNTDRYNLALWQKLLYPFAVFVMMALALPFAYLHARAGAIGLKVFGGIMLGMSFQLLNNLFSHLGLLNTWPAWFTAALPSLLYLVLAIGALRWVDKH, translated from the coding sequence ATGCGCGTCTACGAGAAATACTTTGCGCGCCAGATCTATCTGGCGTTCCTCTTCGTTTTGCTCGCCTTCGTCGGCCTGTTCGTCTTCTTCGATCTGGTGAGCGAACTCGGCGACGTCGGCCGGGGCGGCTACCGCTTCCAGCATGCGCTGGCCTATGTGCTGCTGTTCGCACCGCAGCGCATGTATGAAATCATTCCGGTCGCCTCGCTGATTGCCGCCATCTACGTCTGCGCGCAACTGGCCGGCAATTCGGAATTCACGATCTTCCGCGTCTCCGGTCTGTCGACGGGACAGGCGTTGCGCTCGCTGCTCAAGATCGGTTTCCCTGTGGTGCTCATTACGTTCGTCATCGGCGAGTACATCGCCCCGAACGCCGAACAGCTCGCCCAGAAGATCCGTCTCGAAGCGCTGGGCAGTTCGGTGTCGGCGGGCTTTCGCTCAGGTGTCTGGGTCAAGGACACCGTGGATCAGGACGGCCAGCGCGTCACCCGCTTCATCAACGTGGGCACGCTCAACCCCGATAACTCCATCGCGAACGTGCGCATCTACGAGTTCGACGACAAGTTGCGACTCGACAGTGTGCGCCTGGCCAAGCTGGGACAGTTCGACGCCCCGAATTTCTGGAAGTTGACCGATGTGTCCGAGACGGTCTTCACCGCAACGGCAGACGCCACAACCAGCGACGACCCGCTGCGCGCCCTTGTGCAGAGCAAGCAGGTGCACATCGACTCGGTGCAGATGCGCTCGGAGCTCACGCCCCAGATCCTGTCCGTGCTGATGGTCTCGCCCGACAACATGGCAATCGGCAGCCTCTATCGCTACATCGGCCACCTGAAGGAAAACCAGCAGAACACGGACCGCTACAATCTCGCGCTCTGGCAAAAGCTGCTATATCCGTTCGCCGTGTTCGTGATGATGGCGCTGGCATTGCCGTTCGCCTATCTGCACGCCCGTGCCGGGGCCATCGGCCTGAAGGTGTTCGGCGGCATCATGCTCGGCATGAGCTTCCAGTTGCTCAACAATCTGTTCTCGCATCTGGGGCTGCTCAACACCTGGCCGGCGTGGTTCACGGCGGCGTTACCGTCGTTGCTCTATCTGGTGCTCGCCATCGGGGCGTTGCGCTGGGTAGATAAGCATTGA
- the cobA gene encoding uroporphyrinogen-III C-methyltransferase, with the protein MPGKVYLVGAGPGAVDLITVRGARLLAQADVVLHDALVEPEMLALCPQAKLVAVGKRCGKLSSAQQFINKQLIDHARTHSLVVRLKGGDPMLFGRADEELRALEAAGIEVEVVPGITAALASAATLGRSLTLRGVSRSVAFATQSRAPESADITTQARADSLVYYMGRDAAQRIAADLIAAGKPASTPVAIVEAATTPRERRLFLTLGDLSEGRAAAWFDASQPSVLLIGEVFAGARAEGLARSAQHAA; encoded by the coding sequence ATGCCGGGCAAGGTCTATCTGGTAGGCGCCGGACCGGGCGCCGTCGATCTGATCACGGTGCGCGGTGCCCGCTTGCTCGCGCAGGCGGATGTGGTGCTTCACGACGCACTGGTCGAGCCGGAAATGCTCGCACTGTGCCCGCAAGCGAAGCTCGTCGCGGTGGGCAAGCGCTGCGGCAAGCTCTCCAGCGCGCAGCAGTTCATCAACAAGCAACTGATCGATCATGCCCGCACGCATTCGCTTGTCGTGCGTTTGAAGGGCGGCGACCCGATGCTGTTCGGCCGCGCCGACGAAGAACTGCGGGCGCTCGAAGCGGCGGGCATCGAGGTCGAAGTCGTGCCGGGCATTACGGCGGCACTGGCCAGCGCCGCAACGCTTGGGCGCTCGCTCACGCTGCGCGGCGTGTCGCGAAGCGTCGCATTCGCCACGCAAAGCCGTGCGCCCGAATCGGCCGACATCACAACGCAGGCGCGCGCCGATTCGCTCGTCTACTACATGGGCCGCGATGCGGCACAACGCATCGCTGCGGACCTGATCGCGGCGGGCAAGCCCGCGTCGACGCCTGTGGCCATCGTGGAGGCGGCGACCACGCCCCGCGAGCGCCGGCTGTTCCTCACGCTCGGCGACCTGAGCGAAGGGCGCGCCGCCGCGTGGTTCGACGCGTCGCAACCGAGTGTTCTGCTCATCGGTGAAGTCTTCGCCGGCGCGCGCGCCGAGGGGCTCGCGCGCAGTGCACAGCACGCGGCCTGA
- a CDS encoding dermonecrotic toxin domain-containing protein has product MQWTLPGSVAELAVSPLTTRLVTGLAASDLALAYDNGLLTRRALLLGMRELSRAGAASSASSASSAHANSPAAPRAYRLTLAFTDAGKAHREAAAGVAVLCERPMNGTTLLYMRGDPMAWRGFDSPQALLEDVRNNVAGLGDRLAQRLPAVAAQRARIGAVSAALQDGRGASLAELTSHTILDVVRADTPLSAAAAGTGARIAA; this is encoded by the coding sequence GTGCAGTGGACACTCCCCGGGTCTGTGGCGGAACTTGCCGTTTCCCCGCTCACGACCCGGCTGGTGACAGGGCTCGCCGCGAGCGATCTTGCGCTTGCCTATGACAATGGTTTGCTCACACGGCGTGCGCTGCTGCTGGGCATGCGCGAGTTGAGCAGGGCCGGGGCTGCTTCGTCGGCATCGTCTGCTTCGTCCGCTCATGCCAACTCGCCAGCCGCGCCGCGCGCCTATCGGCTGACGCTCGCGTTCACGGATGCCGGCAAGGCGCACCGCGAAGCCGCCGCGGGCGTCGCCGTTCTGTGCGAACGGCCGATGAACGGCACGACGTTGCTCTACATGCGAGGCGATCCGATGGCATGGCGAGGATTCGACTCCCCCCAGGCCTTGCTGGAGGACGTGCGTAACAACGTCGCGGGCCTTGGCGATCGACTGGCCCAGCGGCTGCCGGCAGTCGCCGCGCAGCGCGCACGGATCGGGGCCGTCTCTGCGGCACTGCAGGACGGCAGAGGCGCCAGCCTCGCGGAGCTGACAAGCCATACGATTCTCGACGTCGTGCGCGCGGACACGCCCCTGTCCGCTGCAGCCGCCGGCACCGGGGCGCGTATCGCGGCATAG
- a CDS encoding sirohydrochlorin chelatase — protein MSGKPGIVLFAHGSRDPRWAEPFERLRDKLRAQRPDADVSLAFLELMTPNLGDAIAGLVRQGSETITVVPVFLGQGGHVRRDLPALADACRAAWPGVKIRVSAAIGEDDAVLHALATYCANELDRT, from the coding sequence ATGAGCGGCAAACCCGGCATCGTTCTCTTCGCTCACGGCTCGCGCGACCCGCGCTGGGCCGAACCGTTCGAGCGCCTGCGCGACAAGCTGCGCGCGCAGCGCCCGGACGCCGACGTGAGCCTCGCGTTTCTCGAACTCATGACGCCGAATCTCGGCGACGCCATAGCGGGCCTCGTGCGTCAGGGTAGCGAGACGATTACCGTCGTACCGGTGTTTCTCGGTCAGGGCGGTCATGTCCGGCGCGATCTGCCGGCGCTCGCCGACGCGTGCCGCGCGGCCTGGCCCGGCGTGAAGATTCGCGTAAGCGCCGCTATCGGCGAAGACGACGCCGTGCTGCATGCGCTCGCGACCTACTGCGCGAACGAACTCGACCGCACCTGA
- a CDS encoding dermonecrotic toxin domain-containing protein, which translates to MRSTYAVLGRRLPGAATLMSATEVHDVTHLQSLRNRVSAAVPRLRHEANGFAAERLAQLGYIHADPERVYVMIEGKHSALPVTDAVVHMLEVPGARVDDGQGLFERDADGKLRSMTLRTFPHARPLSASTLLNAESNEAFIGRLIRAYDTFWHHARADVRKVVKSEFLAQVWWQRATRHMSVEQVNLAARVAGPIELRRLADASLSLEIDAPNARREWLRVMGHDTNLMTVSVDGRDPLLLIALYDDGLTVHGFNDRGALVRWYAAQTQNAAGRKRLLGALHTNATMTADDLAGSRIDADTRSETAPVDTFTLLEAAYESQRHTATETPTPASRSRTALLLMRTLSHIDLAFGVATWFVPGARMASLGLSVADAGVGVLGLAVAAADGDSELRNQGWQSLLSAIGAQGIAAAQYRTLGLLTGDAKYRYFVMDKPIASESLIPGLYRGNGQLYAGVDRMTRAYVEFDMQTGFFRAVSPRADARRPAKPGPLMRLTSGGHWRTVTQPAGTTPPLDDPFIAWRIDQGFRARHDALRDSRDALFQQARRAVAAGPAAALPEAAAARQWYLRLLKLEFMDSAEQDRERLGTLAGRIDEVENAVEAGLCSAISALAEEAHNIGARYLAITQRPRTYFSHVRTGLTRATALAAHYGPVHTIATRFNGMARLPPIVSESFMQDLGELGEASVPYLPKPFGIAPSRRLIDVFEGPSDTRRAFELTAGTRTLLLGRSFDESGVAQYYFMDPNVGLVIHNDLEALIGIVKTHLDAMAQTYGIARPTTTLAIEAAELDIDYLANMNWLNNVEEIIPLREAFDV; encoded by the coding sequence TTGCGCAGTACCTATGCGGTGCTTGGCCGGCGCCTGCCCGGGGCAGCGACGCTGATGTCGGCGACCGAAGTTCACGACGTCACCCATCTCCAGTCCCTCCGTAACCGGGTCTCCGCGGCAGTGCCCCGGCTTCGGCATGAAGCCAATGGGTTCGCCGCCGAACGACTGGCGCAATTGGGGTACATCCACGCGGACCCCGAGCGCGTCTACGTGATGATCGAGGGCAAGCACTCGGCCTTGCCGGTCACCGACGCCGTGGTGCATATGCTCGAAGTCCCCGGCGCTCGGGTCGACGACGGCCAGGGCCTGTTCGAGCGCGACGCCGACGGCAAATTGCGCTCCATGACGCTGAGGACCTTTCCGCACGCGCGGCCGCTCAGTGCGAGCACCCTGTTAAATGCGGAGTCCAACGAAGCGTTCATCGGCAGGCTGATACGAGCCTACGACACGTTCTGGCACCACGCCCGCGCCGACGTTCGCAAGGTCGTCAAGTCCGAATTCCTCGCACAGGTGTGGTGGCAACGCGCCACGCGCCACATGTCCGTCGAACAGGTCAACCTGGCTGCCAGAGTCGCCGGGCCGATCGAACTGCGGCGTCTGGCGGATGCCTCGCTCTCTCTCGAGATCGACGCGCCGAACGCACGGCGCGAATGGCTGCGCGTAATGGGACACGACACCAACCTCATGACGGTATCGGTCGACGGCCGCGATCCGTTGTTGCTCATTGCGCTGTACGACGACGGGCTCACCGTGCATGGCTTCAACGACCGCGGCGCGCTCGTTCGCTGGTACGCCGCGCAGACTCAGAACGCCGCGGGGCGAAAACGGCTGCTCGGCGCGCTGCACACCAACGCAACAATGACGGCGGACGATCTTGCCGGCTCCCGGATCGATGCGGACACCAGAAGCGAAACCGCCCCCGTCGACACCTTCACGCTGCTCGAAGCCGCCTACGAATCCCAGCGGCATACGGCCACGGAGACCCCCACGCCTGCCTCGCGCTCGCGCACCGCCCTGCTGCTCATGCGCACGTTGTCGCATATCGATCTTGCATTCGGGGTGGCGACCTGGTTCGTGCCGGGCGCGCGCATGGCGAGTCTCGGGCTGTCCGTCGCCGACGCGGGCGTGGGCGTGCTTGGCTTGGCGGTCGCGGCAGCGGACGGAGATTCCGAACTGAGGAATCAGGGATGGCAATCGTTACTGTCGGCCATCGGCGCACAAGGCATCGCGGCAGCACAGTACCGCACGCTTGGCCTGCTCACCGGCGACGCCAAATATCGCTACTTCGTGATGGACAAGCCGATCGCGTCGGAGTCGCTCATCCCGGGGCTCTACCGAGGAAATGGACAACTGTATGCGGGCGTCGATCGCATGACGCGTGCCTACGTCGAGTTCGACATGCAGACCGGGTTCTTCCGTGCGGTTTCGCCCCGGGCCGACGCGCGGCGGCCGGCCAAGCCCGGCCCGCTCATGCGGCTCACGTCCGGCGGACACTGGCGTACGGTAACGCAACCGGCCGGGACGACGCCACCGCTGGACGATCCCTTTATCGCGTGGCGGATCGATCAGGGGTTTCGCGCGCGGCACGACGCCCTGCGCGACTCGCGCGACGCGCTGTTCCAGCAGGCTCGCCGGGCGGTGGCAGCCGGCCCCGCCGCTGCGCTGCCCGAAGCGGCGGCAGCGCGCCAATGGTATCTGCGTCTGCTCAAGCTCGAATTCATGGACAGCGCCGAGCAGGACCGCGAACGGTTGGGCACGCTCGCGGGCCGTATCGATGAAGTCGAGAACGCCGTGGAGGCCGGCCTGTGCAGCGCGATCAGTGCGCTCGCCGAAGAGGCGCATAACATTGGCGCGCGCTATCTCGCGATCACGCAGCGTCCGCGCACGTATTTCAGTCACGTCCGCACGGGGTTGACACGCGCCACCGCCCTGGCCGCCCATTATGGTCCGGTCCACACCATCGCCACGCGCTTCAATGGCATGGCGCGGCTGCCGCCGATTGTCTCGGAGAGTTTCATGCAGGACCTGGGAGAACTGGGCGAAGCCTCGGTGCCATACCTGCCGAAGCCGTTCGGGATCGCCCCGAGCCGAAGACTGATCGATGTCTTCGAAGGACCGTCCGACACCCGCCGCGCCTTTGAGCTGACCGCCGGCACCCGCACCTTGTTGCTCGGCCGCAGCTTCGACGAATCGGGTGTCGCGCAGTACTACTTCATGGACCCCAACGTCGGGCTGGTGATCCACAACGACCTCGAAGCTCTCATCGGCATCGTGAAAACGCATCTGGACGCCATGGCGCAGACGTATGGCATTGCGCGCCCCACCACGACACTGGCGATCGAAGCCGCAGAACTGGACATCGACTATCTGGCGAACATGAACTGGCTGAACAACGTCGAGGAAATCATCCCGCTGCGCGAAGCGTTCGACGTGTGA
- a CDS encoding sulfate adenylyltransferase subunit 1, whose translation MSLTPHQEDLGVLRFITAGSVDDGKSTLIGRLLYDSKSVLTDQLSALARAKNKRTAGEDIDFSLLTDGLEAEREQGITIDVAYRYFTTARRKFIIADTPGHEQYTRNMVTGASTAHAAIILVDATRVTEVDGRTELLAQTKRHSAIVKLLGLQHVIVAINKMDLVDYSETVFDNIRAAYLELSQRLGLQDVRFVPVSALKGDNIVYASERMPWYQDEPLLDVLESLPVAQTGGELRFPVQLVARQDGSHADDFRGYMGRVESGSVRVGQSLRVLPAGRTATVAEIIGPHGLLEEAFAGQCVTIRLSEDVDVSRGDTLVGADSVLEPSRKLTADVCWFDEDALAPQRKYLLKQATSTVYVKVGGVDTVLDVSTLLHGTDKTTLAMNDIGRVQLTLQKPVAADTYDVNPATGAFVLIDEATHHTVAAGMIRALAA comes from the coding sequence ATGAGCCTCACCCCGCATCAGGAAGACCTCGGCGTGCTGCGTTTCATCACGGCAGGTAGCGTCGACGACGGCAAGAGCACGCTGATCGGCCGTCTGCTGTACGACAGCAAGTCGGTGCTGACCGACCAGCTTTCCGCACTGGCGCGTGCCAAGAACAAGCGCACCGCCGGCGAGGACATCGATTTCTCGCTGCTCACCGATGGCCTCGAAGCCGAGCGCGAGCAGGGCATCACCATCGACGTCGCCTATCGCTACTTCACCACGGCGCGCCGCAAGTTCATCATTGCCGACACGCCAGGCCACGAGCAGTACACGCGCAACATGGTCACGGGTGCATCGACTGCGCACGCCGCCATCATTCTGGTCGATGCCACGCGCGTGACCGAAGTCGACGGCCGCACCGAACTGCTCGCACAGACCAAGCGCCACAGCGCCATCGTGAAACTGCTCGGCCTGCAGCACGTGATCGTCGCCATCAACAAGATGGATCTGGTCGATTACAGCGAGACGGTGTTCGACAATATTCGCGCCGCGTATCTGGAGCTCTCGCAGCGCCTCGGTCTGCAAGACGTGCGCTTCGTGCCGGTGTCCGCGCTCAAGGGCGACAACATCGTGTACGCGAGCGAGCGTATGCCCTGGTATCAGGACGAACCCCTGCTCGACGTGCTCGAATCGCTGCCGGTCGCGCAAACGGGCGGCGAACTTCGCTTCCCGGTGCAACTGGTCGCGCGTCAGGACGGCTCGCACGCCGACGATTTTCGCGGCTACATGGGCCGCGTGGAATCGGGCTCCGTGCGCGTCGGTCAGTCGCTGCGCGTGCTGCCCGCGGGCCGCACGGCGACCGTGGCGGAAATCATCGGTCCGCATGGCCTGCTCGAAGAGGCGTTCGCGGGCCAGTGCGTGACGATCCGTCTGAGCGAAGACGTGGACGTGTCGCGCGGCGACACCCTTGTCGGTGCGGACTCGGTGCTGGAGCCGTCGCGCAAACTCACGGCGGACGTGTGCTGGTTCGACGAAGATGCCCTTGCGCCCCAGCGCAAGTACCTGCTCAAGCAAGCCACCAGCACGGTGTACGTGAAGGTCGGCGGCGTGGATACGGTGCTCGACGTGAGCACGCTTTTGCACGGCACGGACAAGACGACGCTTGCCATGAACGACATCGGCCGCGTGCAACTGACCCTGCAAAAGCCGGTGGCCGCCGATACGTACGACGTCAACCCGGCCACGGGCGCCTTCGTGCTGATCGATGAAGCGACGCATCACACCGTCGCCGCTGGCATGATTCGCGCACTGGCGGCCTGA
- a CDS encoding leucyl aminopeptidase gives MDFSTKAFDSTKAGQAGLANAKTECLVVGVFEQQPLAGLAKALDAASKGLLARMVKRGELDGKLGSTLMLHEVAGWSPARVLFVGLGREDQLSQKHFNEASRAAVRAVLASRATDALWTLPQAKVVNQDAAWAVRASVLALRDATYRFTQMKSKVDAANTALRKVVFPVAPDDLKAVRLATKQGEAIANGMTLTKDLGNLPGNVCTPTYLADTARKLAREFKLKSEILGPKQIEALKMGSFLSVARGSVQPPQFIVLKYEGGSAKQAPIVLVGKGVTFDTGGISLKPGQGMDEMKYDMCGAGSVLGTIRAVAEMGLKLNVVAIVPATENMPSGQATKPGDVVTSMSGQTIEVLNTDAEGRLILCDALTYAERFKPAAVIDVATLTGACIIALGHVNSGLFSKSDALADELLAAGRTTGDTAWRLPVEDEYQEQLKSNFADVANIGGRPAGSVTAACFLSRFTEKYEWAHLDIAGTAWKSGAAKGATGRPVPLLTQFLIDREAR, from the coding sequence ATGGACTTTAGCACAAAAGCCTTCGATTCGACCAAGGCGGGCCAAGCCGGTCTCGCCAACGCAAAGACCGAATGTCTGGTGGTTGGCGTGTTCGAGCAGCAGCCGCTCGCAGGACTCGCCAAGGCGCTCGACGCCGCGAGCAAGGGCCTGCTCGCGCGCATGGTCAAGCGCGGCGAACTCGACGGCAAGCTCGGCAGCACCCTGATGCTGCACGAAGTCGCCGGATGGAGCCCGGCACGTGTGCTGTTCGTCGGTCTGGGGCGCGAAGACCAGCTCTCGCAGAAGCACTTCAACGAAGCCTCGCGCGCCGCCGTGCGCGCCGTGCTGGCCTCGCGCGCGACGGATGCCCTGTGGACCCTGCCGCAGGCGAAGGTCGTCAACCAGGACGCCGCCTGGGCCGTGCGAGCCTCGGTACTCGCCCTGCGCGACGCGACCTACCGCTTCACCCAGATGAAGAGCAAGGTCGACGCCGCCAATACGGCGCTGCGCAAGGTCGTCTTCCCGGTCGCACCGGACGACCTGAAAGCGGTCAGGCTGGCCACAAAGCAAGGCGAAGCGATCGCCAACGGCATGACGCTCACCAAGGACCTCGGCAACCTGCCGGGCAACGTGTGCACGCCGACCTACCTGGCCGACACGGCGCGCAAGCTCGCCCGCGAGTTCAAGCTCAAGTCGGAAATCCTCGGCCCGAAGCAGATCGAAGCGCTCAAGATGGGATCGTTCCTGTCGGTGGCGCGCGGCTCGGTTCAGCCGCCGCAGTTCATCGTCCTCAAATATGAAGGCGGCAGCGCCAAGCAGGCGCCGATCGTGCTCGTGGGCAAGGGCGTGACGTTCGACACCGGCGGTATCTCGCTCAAGCCGGGCCAGGGCATGGACGAGATGAAGTACGACATGTGCGGCGCGGGCTCCGTGCTCGGCACGATCCGTGCGGTGGCCGAGATGGGCCTCAAGCTCAATGTCGTCGCCATTGTGCCGGCGACCGAGAACATGCCGAGCGGCCAGGCGACGAAGCCCGGCGATGTGGTCACGAGCATGTCCGGCCAGACCATCGAGGTGCTCAATACCGACGCGGAAGGCCGCCTGATTCTGTGCGATGCGCTCACCTACGCGGAACGCTTCAAGCCGGCGGCGGTGATCGACGTCGCCACGCTCACCGGCGCCTGCATCATCGCGCTCGGCCATGTTAACTCGGGGCTGTTCTCGAAGAGCGATGCGCTGGCCGACGAACTGCTGGCAGCGGGCCGTACGACGGGCGACACTGCCTGGCGTCTGCCGGTCGAAGACGAATATCAGGAACAGCTCAAGTCGAACTTCGCGGATGTGGCGAACATCGGCGGACGTCCGGCCGGCAGCGTGACGGCGGCTTGCTTCCTGTCGCGCTTCACCGAGAAGTACGAATGGGCGCACCTGGACATTGCGGGTACGGCATGGAAGAGCGGTGCGGCCAAGGGCGCGACGGGCCGTCCGGTGCCGTTGCTCACGCAATTCCTGATCGATCGCGAAGCCCGGTGA